The following is a genomic window from Acinetobacter sp. 10FS3-1.
GCGCTAAACCTTTTTGATTAACAATCGTAACATTGGCTTTACCACTAATATCATGTTGAATCGCTTGTTCTGGAACTAGGAGCGCATTTTCAACTTGAGCTCGGCTCATATTGACTCGAACATACATGCCTGGCAAAAGTTTTTGATTTTCATTATTGGCTAAAATACGGATTGTGACATCACCCGTATCAGGATCAACTTTAGTATCCGAAAATAGGATTTCACCTGTAACGTTATAAGGTTTACCCTGACTATTTAGGATTTCAACCGTATGTTTGGTATTTGACACGTCACCTTGCTGTAAAGCTTCCTGTAGTTTTTCATAATCACTAATTGATTGCTTTACATCAACATAGACTTTATTAATCTGTTGTATTACGGCCATTGCATTAGTATCACCTTGACCAACTAATGCACCCTCAGTCACTAAGATTTCACCAATCGTTCCCGAGATAGGGGCTGTAACAGTCGCATATTTAAGATTAAGTTGTTGTCTGCTTAACATGGCTTGCATTTGCGCCACATCGGCTTTTGCTTTTTGATAATCTGCTTCGGTATTGTTGTATTCCTGCTGACTAACCGCATTTACTTTTACTAATTCAGTGTAGCGTTTTAACAGCACCTGCAAACGTGTCACCTCAGCTTGTGCACGGTTTAAAGTGGCTTGATTGCTTTTTACATCTGCCTGAAATATTTCAGAATTCAATTTAAAAAGCGGTTGACCTGCTTGCACATAAGAGCCTTGCTTAAAAAGTACTTTATCAACAATTCCACCTACTTGCGGGCGAATTTCAGCAATACGGTAAGCGACAACACGGCCTGGAAG
Proteins encoded in this region:
- a CDS encoding efflux RND transporter periplasmic adaptor subunit, with the translated sequence MSTHYHLIGSILITTVLLIGCTQAKDAEQSPTEMPPAVVSTITVLPHSMNLIENLPGRVVAYRIAEIRPQVGGIVDKVLFKQGSYVQAGQPLFKLNSEIFQADVKSNQATLNRAQAEVTRLQVLLKRYTELVKVNAVSQQEYNNTEADYQKAKADVAQMQAMLSRQQLNLKYATVTAPISGTIGEILVTEGALVGQGDTNAMAVIQQINKVYVDVKQSISDYEKLQEALQQGDVSNTKHTVEILNSQGKPYNVTGEILFSDTKVDPDTGDVTIRILANNENQKLLPGMYVRVNMSRAQVENALLVPEQAIQHDISGKANVTIVNQKGLAQSKPVQLGQRYQNNYVIKQGLQAGEKVIVEGADRIQPEQKLKIKQWQPTNIKENGGQQ